The following DNA comes from Chelmon rostratus isolate fCheRos1 chromosome 3, fCheRos1.pri, whole genome shotgun sequence.
ATAGAGAATTGCATAAAATCAGCAATTTACATCTCACGCACAAAATGTAATCTTGAAGACCTCAACACTGTTGAGTCCCACTCTCCTGTAGCTGCTTGCTGTGTGACCGCTGGTGGAATTTAAGCCCCCCACAGTTTCTGAAAGACTTCCCACACTGTCCGCAGATGTAAGGCTTCTCTCCGGTATGGATACGGAAGTGCCTGGTCAATGCCCCAGAGTGACGGAAACACGTGGAGCAGACCGAGCAGGTGTACggtctctctcctgtgtggatGCGAAGGTGAGTCTTGAGGTTCTCCATGCGGTTGAACTCTCGGTTGCACACCGTGCAGCGGAAGGGGCTGCAGCCCGGCGGGTAAAGCTGCAGCCTGgtcctcctgcttcctgctgcgGGCTGCCGACAGCACTGCTGGAGCTTCTGCTGACACTGGCCGTAGTGCCGCCGCAGCAAGCTGGGCAGGTGGAACGTCTGACCGCAGGACTTGCAGGCGTAGAGGACGGGGTGGCCGGGGTTGCAGCTGGTCCGTGCATGGACTCCATAAACATGTGGAGGGGCTTCTGGGATGGGAGCTGGTTCTGCCAGCTGGAAGATGTTTGGGAACTCTGAGGAGAGGGATGGTCTATCTGCGGGTGGTGGGAGGTTGGTGGTCAGATTGGGAGGATGAgctgtgtaaaaacaaagaaaatcacacatgcaggggttgaatattttcatctaactttttcagagaaacagagaatcTTGACCAATATGGCAGAAGAGTCGACTTAAATCAGCCATAAGGATACATAGAAAATATACTTCTATGCAGTAAATTAGTATTGAGGCCACGATACTTATTTGATTTGGAAATTCCTTATGACAAAACATTTAACAATTTAAACAATAGACTTTTTAGTTTTTCAGAAGATTTGCTAGTTGGGCAGCTCTCTAAATGCTAACAGGAACACGGTCCAGCTAGCAGCCAAACTAGAAGTGAAGATGCTGTATTTTGGCACCACCACCTGAAGGCGTGAAGGTGATGCAGTCTGACAGTCACAGGAATACAATACAAACTGGCTGCTAACATGTTGGTTGTACAACTGATAAACACtacaaagacaaataataaaaggCCTTGGTCTCGTGGTAGAATTTGTTTATGAAATATTCACTGCTTATTCTTGAAAGTGCTCTGGTGACGTCAAGGATAAGATGCCCTTGCAATAACAAGACACTCAATAGTCGGATAGATAACAGGAAGGCTTAGGCCATGATAACCTTCCACATTCAGGAATATGACCTAAAGTGAACTAATGTCTCTGGCTGGACACTGTCTCGAAATAAGTGGGTGTCTGTCACATCTGCAAGAGTATATAAACGAATGTAGGCAGCAAAAGACAGGACGTTGCTGTGGACTTGTGTATGTGCTGAACTCAGTGAATAAAGTCCTGCTCTGGCTGCCTCTGCTACTGCTTGTCATCAGCGTCGTTTCTCTCCACTACAGTCTGAATTCAGTTTGATGGACATTTGATCACATGCAACATTAGCATAGACATCTTTTATTATTACTTACTGCTTTTGTaccatttcatttcaaacaaacacattgtaaTTAAGCCCAGTCGAGTGAACCTCACTTCATCTGAGACTACTGAAGTTTGTTTCAGGCCCTCATCATTGCCCTTCTTACCCTGAGCCAGCCTGGTGCAGGACACGCGAGCATTCGAGTCTCGGTTCTGAATATGCAGCCCTTCTGGTTTCCACTCCTCCAGCATTTTGGACTGGGCTGCTAACATACACTCTGGGCTAAAATCCTCCACTTTGACGGAGACTGAACAGCAAGCTGAgccatccatctcctcctctggcttCTCCTGCTTCACTGTAACCTGCTCTGAAGTGGCCTCGTCACCCCCACTGGGAGGTGGTGACATGTCGCTGTCTTGGGCTGCCACTCGACATGGCTGGTTTGTGCTTTCTACCTTTACCGCACATGCATGGGACATCTTGTCAGTGACTTCTGTAAACAAAAAGACCACAGGTACACACCATGAGAAAGGTAGCATTGGACAGTTGACCTTTTTCTATAGTATTACTGGAACATAACATAGTATTGATTCTTATGAACTCATTGCATCAGAAATCATTGCTGGTGTACATGGATCACACGACTTCAAGCATTGCAAACAAAAGAACCTGACCCTACTGTTAAAGACCAGCGATAATctcaaaatgctgctgatgctCCTCAGTCTGCTCTTAAATGAATGATTGCATGTTTTCACCGGAAAAGAAATTTAAAGCCTTTAAGTCATCTgagctttcaaaataagaattaaaataatccattaatcaattatttgatttgatgaatGTCATGGATGTTTGCTCCAAATTGTAATTTTGCTGGGTTACATGCACTAGCATGAGCTAACAGGTGTCTCAGCCATTATAATAGCTTCTAAGTATTGGAAATAAAGTGACCCTGTGTGTGCAGCGCAGCCATCCTGGCTGTCAGTAACACATGAAGTAGCAACTAGTGTTTGTCACTACAATTTCACACTCAGAGGTTTTGCAAAACGTGTGAAAACATCTTGCCACCATATGTGAACATTTAGTTTTTGTGCGCACATTGCATCTGATCCAAAATGTATTATGTATTCTACTATACATGGAGTGATGGGGGAGAGTGAtcctgcagaaaataaacactgttaCGTACCAAGAGTCAAGGCAGCGACAGCACCACTATtcttctgtgtgtctgaagcagcgtcactgacatgcagtgtcCTCACACCGTGGCCTGATCTCTGCTCTTCATTTCTGCTCACATGTTTATGTTGGGGGTCAGGAGGCTGGTCTGCACGGCTGTGCTCACCCGGGTCACCCCTGACCTCAGCGCTTCCCTGCACATTGCACGTTTCGGGATCTGGGCTTTCTGGGTTGCATTTCGGGTGATCCGGCAGATCCGTTTGGTTGGTGGCATCCAGCAGACGCCTCGTAAGAGGGGAGCTgccccctctttcctccttaCGCGCACAGTCCAGCATGgcttcagctctctgcagtcttTGTCTGAGGGACTGGTTCTCTCGTCGCATCTCTTCATTGACGTCTCCTGTCGCCTGACCCACAAGCTTTGTCACCTCCTGAACTGCGATCTCCACGGCCACTTCAAATGCTCCATGTATCGCCGCAACAAGCTCCTCTTTCAGAGACGGCGAAGCCTCGTCTCCGGCCGGTTTTGTCCCTGATGGACGCTTTTTGCCCCCTGTCAGCTGCGGCTCCATGGTGCCTGCAGAGGCACTTCAGCTCTGTAACGATTCGGTAATATTGGGCTCTTAACAGGTACAAGAATTTCTGATGTGGAAGCCTTGCGGCGATACAGCCTGTTTATAATAAAGCGAGAGGTTTCACTTCCGCTTACAGCTTCTGCCGCCTGGTGGTGCGGCGATGGAACTGCACCatttaatacagaaaaacaaaactggcaAACTGTTCATTCAGAAAGtgtattttatttacaaaaaaggGTTCAAACGACACGTTTAACAGCAGGCATACTGGCTTTAACCAGTGTAAACAACGTTTCAAGCCCTCATCCATCAGCCACGGGTTTTATACTGTTCTACATGGGCAAGTATCCAACCAGAAGGCCCGAGGACGCACAGAGTCAACACCGCCAGCGCAAAGGCTGATTCCTGTTGGACAGAGCGGGGCATGTTACTTCAATTAGCTACATATTCAGAAAGAGCTTAAAACCAGCGCATTTAACTTAACATTTGTAAACTCACCGCTGGGCCGACGTTGTGTTTAGCTGGTTTGCCGTAGATATAACCTGCTCGTTGCTGAATCATGAGGCCTACTCTTGGAGCAGGAGCCCGTCGAGCCCTCAGCAGAGCAGCGAACAGCCCACACATGCTTGGCCTCGAAAGAAAAAAGGCTCGAATCAGCTTCAACAGGAGAAATCACCGAAGATGTTGTAGAGGAGCCCCCGAGCGCTTAAAAGCTGCTGTCTCTGACACACCTGCTAATTGAGCTGACTTTGATTAGGCTGCCTTCAGGTGCCACAGCGAAAAATCTATCTGAGGTGCTATTTATTCTAGATAAACAGTTTCTTGTTAATGGTGTCAAACATTGCTTTAGTTCACAAAACGCACAATAATTGCTTGTTCTGTTGAACCAACAAAAGTTCTGGTTCAGTGAGAATTTCCATTTTGTGCTACTCTGTACTCGTCCTCTACTACATTAAAAGGAAATGTGTCACATAGAGTTAtagtgggtgggtggatgggtaGGTGGgtgtgcgtgcgcgtgctgTGACATGTCTCATGCCCCTTATCGCTTGAAACCAGAGTGCTAGCAGGAGCCTCTCCTGGTCCCTCTCGGTCCTGAAGCTCCTGGCTTCTGTTGTCTTGTTGTTGTCTCCTCTGTTATGTCAGACTTTTGTTtggtcgttgttgttgttgttgtcgggTAAGCACCTCGGCATTAACGTCATTCATGGATTACTCTTTGATTATTCCTTTACGTTCCCTGGCAGCGCCACTGACGCGCCGGGTCGGAAGTGGGTCGGCTCGGCATTAGCCGGTGTGAAGGTTGCAGTCTGGAGTGTGGATGCTGGTTAGATAAtcaggctgtctgtctgtgctgtgcgGGCAGAGCTTGTCTCATTCAAACTGCAGAAGACAAGGTAAGAACTGCCATCATACTACATTGTACCGGTGTTTGAAATGATGTTGAGGTGTTTGCCTGCAGTGGAAGCTGAACTTATTCTTGTTGCTTTGGCAGACAGCTGGCCTCCAAACGTTATTGCGTTCGCATGAGTTAGTGTTTATATTACGCTGAACGCACAGCTACCAACGCGTAACTCAGGTACGTCTTCATGCAAGTGTAGCCGCCGTGCGTAAAGACGCACACAACTCATTGAACAGCGCTGTTTGCAACCCCCTAAAAAAAACGAGCTGTGTACTGCTTATATGTTGTTAAAACTTTTCTTTAACATTAAGCTATTGTCTCTGTTACATTCTAAGTCAATCATGTTCATGCTTTAACCTTGGACTCTAGTATTTGCGTCGTTTTAACTACACCTGATATTTTCAGAGCTATGATTGTACGGTGAGTTGTCAgactgatgtttgtgtgtgcctcgTTACGCGTGGCGGGCAGCCTGTGTGTTCAGCGTGTTCATTTTGGTGAAAAGTCTGTCAGGCTGATCTTAAAAATAGCTGCCACATAGCTCTTTTTATTCAGGGTGTAGCTGAATGAGGTGTGCGCGTCTTCTGTCTGTCCAAATAAAAACCTGTATTTCCAAAATGTACGTTTTTCGACCAATAGTTTCGTTAATCACTCAAAACATGGCTTATGAACTGACGTGGCTTCTTAGAAGGATATGCGTGGTAGAATTTAGGCTTAAACGGAATTAGAAAATCTGATTTGGATGTgtcgattaattgattgacGAAAGATTGATCAGCATCTGTTTTGATCAGTCTTATAATCTTTGTTGTATtgaaagcaaaaatgccaaaagtcttctggtttcagcttctcagatgtgaatgtttttggGTTGTCTTTGTCCACTATGATATTAGATCAcatttctttgggttttggaccgTTGTTTGGACAATACAACAAGTCCGTTATATCTGTTTGGGATTTGGAAAACTGTGACGTTTTTCACCATCTAACATTTTATGGCCAGAGTgatgaatctgaaaaaaaaactgacagctTAATTAATAAAGGAAATGATCTTTAACTGCAGGTGTACaccagtgtgtctgtgcatgtgtgcaggcatgtgtgTTAGCTCTCCCCACACAGACATAGCGAGATAAGACCTTAGCACACAGGAAAGGGTGGCTGAGGTAATTAGGTTTTTTGGATGCAGCCATGGAAATGTGTCTGCTGCCTGAGGGCTCGAGCCTTTCCTGTGGCTGTGATCTCATTAGTTTGACcaatttcctctctttcttctctccagcTTACCTTGCCCTCCTCACAGCCCTCTTACCTTTCCCCTTGAGACTGTCCACCTGTCCTTATATTACCACCTGGAAGCTATGGCAGAGGCCCCAGCACCCACCCCCTCTGAGGAGGGTCTGCCCGTGCAGTGGAATTTTTCCAATCGACGCAGCAGGAAGTCGGGATGCTCCAACATCTTTGCAGGGATTAACCTGCACCAGCTGCACCGGCTGTTCAGAACAGCAGGGGACGGAGACGCTGAACATCGGGCGAAGCTGGTGTGGCGAGGGATGGATGCAGAtatggagggagcagaggaggcgaAGGAGGACGAAAGGGAGGAGCGGGAGGATGAGGCAGGGCTGGCCCAGGCCTTGGTGGGCCTCCGAGTCCGAGCCAGGAACAAAGCAGGCATCAGAGCGGAGGGACACAGAGACCTCAAGTGGCTCAAAGCATCAGGATATCTCAGGTGTGACAAATGGCAGGAGGCCAGTAAGAAGTCAAGAATGGATGTGAAAAGTGACATGAAGATGAGGTGTTAACAGGAAAAGAGTGAAACATTCTTTTAATCCCTTGGTTTTAGTGGCGAAGCAGTTCTCTGTCCGCCgtctctgtatgtttgtatCGCCATTCAGTTGAGCTTGTTAACCATCATGGTCCTGACTGACCTGAGTCCTGAAATGCAGTGTGTAAATTGTCATGTGCCTAACAAACTCAGCATGACCTCACAAgactgtgtcacacacacacacacacacacaaacacacacacacacacacaaattgtcATGCTTTTCTTTCAACATTCCTCACTGAGACCGAATTAGATTTGTTGAAGGGGTGGATGAAGTACCACATAATGGTAAAATGGTGGAGTAAGTCTGAGGGGTGGTGGAGTAAGAACAAAATGGAGCTGCAGCATTTGTTTTAACTGAGCTAGCAGCGAGATAGCAGTGTTGGTCAGTGGGCGACCACTTTGGTTCAGTctgaaatattatatatatatttatattatatactaTTGGATGGATCGCAACAAAATGTGTTGCAGGCATTCACCAAATTCCAGATGTTGATCCCTTACCGTATCTTTATCAGgttgaaattaaaatttttcCTGTACAAATAACtgcaaaattaatgacattcccatctgCCTTTGACCTTTTCTTAGTGCCAATTAGCAAATGTATCTATGCTCTTAGGGTCCTATGTTCCCCTACTTAATATCCTCTTAATGTGACACGttaaagagacatttcagaAGGTTTTATATTCTCAGTAATGTCTTTGCCCAGGTCAAATGTTCagtgtagttttttttaatcactctCTTACGGCTGATGGTATATCCTACTAATGTTATACTCCTTAAGACCTACACCCTCAGTTTTCTTTACTATCGGCATTGATACCTCCACTTTCATCTTCCTTTGAGTTCTGTCTCTTGTACATTGTTAATTTATATGAAGAGACATAGGACCGGGTAATATAGGACCCTGGAAACACTGGGATGAGCCCCTTAAGGGAGGTGAATGGTAAACCTTTAACCTGCCCAACTTCAGCATTTCAGTATGtaaatgtgagcatgttaacatgttgatgCAAGCATTTACTTCAAAGCGCTGCTGGGTCTACGCTGAGCCTCACAGCTGCGAGCAATTCAGTGAGTTACAGCTCTGTTTGAACACATAGCAGAGTTTTATCTAATGTGCTAAAGTGCCTACATTGATTTTGACAGCGATGCTACACACAGCATCTTTATTTCAGTTGCTCAATGGCCGTTCTGATAAATAGATGATTGTAGGCGTATGACTTGTTAAAGTCATTTCTGTTGGAATGTCAGTGTGACATCATGGCTGCGTTCTGCACAGATAATAATCAGAGGCTGTGAAAATACATCTTCCAGTTACtgttcaaagttcattcttgactaTGGAAACTCCATTTGACAATACAacatactgttttgttttgtttttaattagtgATCTTGGAAATGCTGGGTGTTTCGGGTCTTTGAACATCATGCCCACACCTCCAGGCAACAAAGCAAAGGTTAATCAGACTTGAGTTGGTGTCCAGCTGGCAGGCTGGCTTCTGTCTCCTCATGGCTCTTGTGCCGCTCTTGAGCCTCGGCCATCTTGAGGCTCTGTCAGCCACTTGTGATGCAGTCACAGATGGCTCTTTTGCCTCCTGCCTGCTCTGGCAGCTGAACTTATACAGTCGTATTCAACTGGCAGGCAACTGGCTCTCCGACAGCCATGCCCATATTagggcagtggtggaggaagtacttGGATCCTTTAGTTAAACGAAAGTACCATTACCATACTGTGAAATTACTCCACTACAAATAAAAGTTCTGAATTCAAAACCTTGcatacagtacttttacttaagtaggtATTGCAAATAGTGCAGTtaaatggtccctgtcagtgttttactattgtatctgatgtttttggattcgtattacagctgcattaatgtttatgttgcattttactgctgtagatgtttagagttcagctcattttcaactactttatatactgttgggtggtttaatctacagcggTGAATCATAAGatataagatcatcatgtttGTAGCAttgctgtcctgtgaaaaccaaGTATCTCTAAATAGTCAACTTTCAttagaaaaacagcctgttttcagctttccgatgatgcattttcctgctaatccaagaggggttttaaaaagtttatttgGAAGTTGGACAATTTTCTCAGCCCAGGAATAATCAATTTATCAGagacattcaaaacaaacaaattcagagATACGCaatttcactggacaggaagtgtaagaaaagatgtaatctgaaaagtgacgagtaactaaagctgtcaggcaACTGAAGTAGAGTTCAAAGTGTTAATAATGTTTTCCCAGAGGTGTTGTGGAAGTTTGTAGAAATACAAAGttgcattaaatggaaatactcaagttaagtacaagtaccttgagTTTtaacttaagtacagtacttgagtaaatgtacttacagttgtaaagatgcatttttgaCTTGTTAATCTCTTCACTAATAATATCAAGAGAACAATTAGTATTGATGTTCATTAGTTCAGAGGTGTATAATTTACACAACCTGAACTCACACATTAGCTAGTCAGCAACAGCATCAAGGGGCAAAATACTGTTAGGTAGTGTAATGTGCTCAAAGTATAACATGTAGACTAGGCCTGTAATAGCTGAGCTAAACCAGAGTTGCGTCTGTGTATTCCAGGATTGAGGAGCCATTATCCGGCTACACCATCGACGATGATGAGGCCAACATAGAGCCCAGTCCGGGAGAAATTCTGCCAGCGATTGGGGAAGACATCCCAGAGTACCAAAATCCCTTCAAACCCTCCTCATGGAGGTTGGATGTGGCGAGACAGGAGTGTGCCAGACACTCTGAACGTTACCTTCACCGCATCCTCCACTAAAAACAGACTGGAGCTCTGAACAACACACTGCGGTTGTAATGCAGTGCTgaagtaatgaaaacacaacaaaatgaactgaTTCTGCATGGAAGGACACACTGTAGTACCACTGTTAGCACCATTTGCTAACATGTACTCTGCTAGATCCCAGCATAAAGACAATTTTTATAAATGATTTACCATGCGTTGATGTAAAAGCTGATGTGGTTATTTATGCTGATCACACAACTTTGCTCTGTGCATCAGTAACATTAGCGGAGCTGACAGAGAATCTACATGGCGAGTTGCATGCCGTTACTAAATGGGTGAAAATGAACAATTAGCATTGAACATTGCCAAAACTTAATGTATTATATTTGGTGGTGGGAATGTTCTCACTAACGCCGCTGTGCTCAGCTTGTCTATCGATGGGATATCAGTTGAGCAGGTCACCAAAACCGAATTACTGCGTGTTAAATTCAATAATTTACTGTCATTTCAAAGAAATGTTCTGCATATGTTCCACTTTCTGTTATTATTGATGTTGTAAGGTCATACCAGGAGCACTGCCCAGTCATCTGATCAAGTGCTGCTGAAAAATATCTTTGAAAGTAAACTTCAAATTGTGCAGAACAAAGCCGTTAGGTTAGCTCcttgttatttttatgtgtgtgagatgaCGATATTGTAACACTGcattaaatgttcatttttcaagAGCACTTACAGTGTATTTCTGGCCGAggatgttttggttttttatgACATAATACTGGAATTAATGTCCAAATGACGATGCAGTCAATCACATTCTTTTAAAACCTGCTTTTAACTGACTTTTTGGCCCAGAGGGGGCTGCAAAAACAAGTTGTAAACACACATAGCCTATTTACATGtgcagttacagttacagtttttggccacctgatgaatgtaagtccaatattcactcttttagctctgtttttggtctccaccaactcctgaggggaatatctggctccactatgttcaccaacTTATCTGTAACTGCGTTTGTCTGTGGTTTGGTGGTGAACATAGTTTCTTAGAGCTTtactgctgaaaacagctgactgctgcAGTGGGAAACGATGCCAGTGACAGTGGTTAGACTGACGCTAAAGATTAAAATTGTAAgccatgaaaccaaaacaatgacctgAACTACAGTCACATCGAGGGTCTAAGGACGCAGAGTCTTGAAcactgtacagattgtaaagccctcTGAAGCTaactgtgatttgtgattttgggctatataaataaaatttgactGGTTGAGTCAGATgatcattttctgtggtttgaTCACTACAAGCAACTCTTTTCACATTCAGTCCgttaatataaaacatttgtcaATTACAGCTGATTGAATTGACTGTTAGCATATTATTGGCAGATGATAAGAGTGTAGTGTAACTGCATCCAACTGTAAACTTTCACTCACAAACAAGTCATCTGTATTAATGGAATATGTTTTAATTATAATCTATCATTAAATATTACATACAAATTATACAGTGCATTGTCACAATACATTTCATGTCAGTTCAGTACAGCAGGAAGTTACTTTGTTGTTTCCTTCCACCCCACGAGCCAGAAAATGAATAGAAATCAATATGGCTGAGACAAGCAGGAGCTTGTGGACTAGGAATCACCGACTCCCCTCTGCCTGATTGCAGGCAGGATAATTTGGTCTTCTTCACCATGATTTAACTGAtcagtgaaagaagaaaaattagGCATGCAAGTCAAGTCTTAACAAAGAGTTTGTTTCTTTGATCAGAAGTGCCTCTGCTTTCCAACATCTCCCCTTACAGATCCTAATCTAAACAGTTAGGAGGAGCAGTGAGGAACCGTGAAACCAGTTCACATGGCTTGTGTTCACTGTGTAAAGACATACACACCACTGAGTGCCCAGTTCCTAAATCTTCAAGACTTAACCACAATGAACACTTCTCTCATTTGTTAAAAGGCTGATCTTCACTGGTGGCACCACTGCTTTCACCAGCCCAGGGCTTTTAACTGCATGGGAGGGAATATGCAGGTGAAAATTAAAAGGCAGAGAggtatgaagaaaaaaaaaaaagaaaccatggAATGAACATCTCCCCTCCAAAAACAAAGTGTGAGAGGCATTTGactgatgtgcatgtgtgtgagcaaaCATAATGTGCACCCAGTCCAAAAGCAAAGTCTGACATCACCCGGAAACTCTTCTCTCTCGCAGGAAGGTACAGAATCTTCATCATTTAGGTGTTAATTCTTCACTCAAGGCACGGAGGCAAACAGGGAAGCTATGTTTTGACAATTCTTCCTCTTTTGGCCTCACCTCTCCACCCACTCACTCACGCTGTGTAACCAAAATATCCAataggagaggaggggagggtgaCGGTTATTTCCATTTCCAGGACAGACACTGGTGCTCTCAGATTCTGCCCTGTCTTCCATCTGCAAATCGACACGACCTTTCCTCGCTCTGGCTTcctgctgttcctcctcttcctcttcctcttcactgaGTTATGCCTACCACCAGGTGAAGAAGGGTCTTCTGCTCTGGAAACTCTGAGTGTAGGACTCACTGTTGGCCCTCTGAGGTGCTCTGGCTGTTTCAACGATTACTGGAGGCATCTGGACCAACTGCAAGGGTGTTTTACCATCCTTCAAGGCTTGGCACAAGTTCAGGATCTTGGAATAataagagagaaagataaagtATGTTAAGACACTAAAACTTAAACTAAAACCACACCCTATTAGATGACAGAAGACTGTGTCTTTGCATGTTTCATGTAAATACAGTAACAGCTTTAGATTTTGCTCTTCAGATAAATGCATTCAGAGCATAGACTGTACCACATTGCCACTGTGACGTCACCCATTAGTTTGTGGACCATTTTCAAGCCttgagtttggcattttggccGTTACCATCTTGGTGTTTTTGGAGCCAcaagtgaccatatttggacgcgagggtggagctggggaagAATGAGGGGTTGGATGTGACTGAGAACCCACAAGGCCATGCGAAGTCGCTGCTAACGCTAATGCAATACATTTCAGTTTGGTCACAtgtgccaaaaacaaacaaaaaacattgtaAGTTTAACGTTGGTTTTATTTACCTTTACATTAGACTTTGATTGAATAGCTCCCATTACATTAACACATGGGTTAAC
Coding sequences within:
- the LOC121604472 gene encoding zinc finger protein 263-like produces the protein MEPQLTGGKKRPSGTKPAGDEASPSLKEELVAAIHGAFEVAVEIAVQEVTKLVGQATGDVNEEMRRENQSLRQRLQRAEAMLDCARKEERGGSSPLTRRLLDATNQTDLPDHPKCNPESPDPETCNVQGSAEVRGDPGEHSRADQPPDPQHKHVSRNEEQRSGHGVRTLHVSDAASDTQKNSGAVAALTLEVTDKMSHACAVKVESTNQPCRVAAQDSDMSPPPSGGDEATSEQVTVKQEKPEEEMDGSACCSVSVKVEDFSPECMLAAQSKMLEEWKPEGLHIQNRDSNARVSCTRLAQAHPPNLTTNLPPPADRPSLSSEFPNIFQLAEPAPIPEAPPHVYGVHARTSCNPGHPVLYACKSCGQTFHLPSLLRRHYGQCQQKLQQCCRQPAAGSRRTRLQLYPPGCSPFRCTVCNREFNRMENLKTHLRIHTGERPYTCSVCSTCFRHSGALTRHFRIHTGEKPYICGQCGKSFRNCGGLKFHQRSHSKQLQESGTQQC
- the avpi1 gene encoding uncharacterized protein avpi1 — protein: MAEAPAPTPSEEGLPVQWNFSNRRSRKSGCSNIFAGINLHQLHRLFRTAGDGDAEHRAKLVWRGMDADMEGAEEAKEDEREEREDEAGLAQALVGLRVRARNKAGIRAEGHRDLKWLKASGYLRIEEPLSGYTIDDDEANIEPSPGEILPAIGEDIPEYQNPFKPSSWRLDVARQECARHSERYLHRILH